The window GGAAAGATAATTTAGGAAGTTAATTTGCATTATTTCTGCCCTTTTCCACTCCAGAGCTTCTCAGCTGCCTGGCCCCTTAGCTCTTGGTCTCCTCACCTGGAGTGTGGGCTGCCCAGTGCCCCGCTTGGCAGAATTGGAGGTCCCAGGGGGCTGGGTTCAGTGGTGTGTGCCCACCTGCCTAGAGGCTGGGACCATGGTGGGCTTGAGGGTGGGAGCTGTCTTAGAGCAAGTGgctgccaggccctgggctgaCTCCTCCAAACCCCCCACTCGGGGGGGTCCCTACAGCCCTCATGTTCCTCCTGGGGATCCTGGACTTCCTCTTCGTCAGCCATGCCTATCACAGCATCCTGACCCGGGGGGCCTCTGTGCAGCTGGTGTTTGGCTTTGAGGTAAAACTGCTCGGAGGTTGGGAGGACTAGCCTGAGGGGGCATTGCATGGGCCTTGAATAACCCAACGAACCTTTACTAAGCACGTGCTCTGCAGCCAGCCCCGTGGGGACCACCAGGGAGCAGGCAGCCCTCGGGCAGTGCCAGCCCTCTACACACTCCTGGGAGAGTGGGGAAGGTGCCGAGAGAGGCGCCCGTGGAGGAGGAGCCCTGACCGGGCGCTCAGGGAAAGCTCCCTGGAAGTTGATGCCCTAGAAACTGGCTGTTGTTGGATAGAAGGAATCAGCTTGCTGGACAACCGGGGAGGTGTGTCCCTGGCAGAGGAGGATGTGTTCACTGACAACAGCTCACTTTGTTGAGTGCTTAGTGTATGCCAGGCCCCGTGCCGAGCACTTGACCTATATCTCTTTTAATCAGCAAAGCATCATCATAAAGGAACAGTTAATTGTCATTTTATAGACAAATAACTTATAGTTTAGAGAGGTCTAGTAGTTTGCTAAAAGTCACACCAACTAGTGAGTAGAGGAGGTAGGAAGACCCCAACTGTGCAAGGCTGTGCTTGTACTATCACACCCTGCTGTGCAGAGTCCTGGGGGCAGCACTGTGGCTGGAGCAAGGAAGGGGGCTGCATGCTCATTGccccccatccctcctccctccagtaCGCCATCCTGATGACTATGGTGCTCACCATCTTCATCAAGTACGTGCTGCACTCCGTGGACCTCCAGAGCGAAAACCCCTGGGACAATAAGGCCGTGTACATGCTTTACACAGAGCTGTTTACAGGTGAAAGGAGCctgggcctgccctgccctgccctggtgtCCCGGCTCCGCCTCCCAGGCCCTGTGACCGGCTGCTCTCTGCACACCCTTTCCCTCCAGGCTTCATCAAGGTCCTGCTCTACATGGCTTTCATGACCATCATGATCAAGGTGCACACCTTCCCTCTGTTCGCCATCCGGCCTATGTACCTGGCCATGAGGTGAGCCCAGCtgagctgtgccccccccccccgcccccgtctgAGTACGTTCCCCACCTCTATCTgttccctccccctccacctgtATCTGATCCCTCCCCTCCTGGTTCTGGTTTTCACTGAAACTGTCCTTCCAGGCAGTTTAAGAAAGCTGTGACAGATGCCATCATGTCTCGCCGAGCTATTCGCAACATGAACACACTGTAAGTGGGCTTGTCCCAGATGCTCTAAGCGTTGGCCCAGCTCTGGTCCTCCTGCCTCCAGCTCTGGTCTTGACATGTCCTTGGCCTGTCCTAACCAGGTACCCAGATGCCACCCCAGAGGAACTTCAGGCAATGGACAATGTCTGCATCATCTGTCGTGAAGAGATGGTGACTGGTGCCAAGAGGCTGCCCTGCAACCACATTTTCCATACCAGGTGGGAGGGCTCCGGGTGCCTGCAATTGGGGGATGCGCTCTGGGACGCAGGCCTCTAGGGACCTGCTGGCTATTGCCTGGTCTTGACTCCCAGCTGCCTGCGCTCCTGGTTCCAGCGGCAGCAGACCTGCCCCACCTGCCGTATGGATGTCCTTCGTGCGTCACTGCCAACGCAGTCACCACCACCCCCTGAGCCTGCGGATCAGGGGCCACCACCtgcgccccaccccccaccactcctgccccagcctcccaACTGTAAGTGGCCCCTCTTTTGGTCATCTAACACACTGTTGTGTGCTTGCCCTGGGCTGGGTGGGTATGGGAAACACTGAGGAGAATCCAGAGTCCCTGCCCTCTGGAAGCTCAGTCTGGCTGGAGCAGGGGGGCAGGGGAGTCACAGGAAGAAATGTAGATGGTCATGTGTGATCAGTGCTGAGTGCAGAGAGGACCTGTGGGAGCAGAGGACACGGTTCCTACATCTAGCTCCTTGCCTGGGATTTGGACCATTTCTCAccacctcctgtcctctctctgcaGTCCCCCAGGGCCTCCTGCCTCCCTTTCCTCCAGGCATGTTCCCGCTGTGGCCCCCCATGGGCCCCTTCCCACCTGTTCCGCCTCCCCCCAGCTCAGGAGAGGCTGTGGCCCCTCCATCTACCAGTGCAGGTGAGCCTCTGGGTACTGGGACACCCAGGGGGCGGGGTGGAAGCAGGGCCCCTCAGCACTCACCGATTTCCTGTTCTTGCTCTTCAGCAGCTCTTTCTCGGCCCAGTGGAGCAGCCACAAGCACAGCTGCGTCTGCGGCCTCTGCACCGGCACCTggctctgcccctgcctctgAGGCTGCCCCCACCCCGGGCTTCCCCTTCCCCCCGCCCTGGATGGGCATGCCGCTGCCGCCACCCTTTGGTAAGCAGGGTCCTTCTCTGGGtggttctgggggtggggggtcaggcCCAGGCTGAgcctctgcctctctccagcCTTCCCCCCAATGCCTGTACCCCCTGCCGGCTTTGCTGGGCTGACCCCGGAGGAGCTGCGGGCTCTGGAAGGCCATGAGCGGCAGCACCTGGAGGCTCGGCTCCAGAGCCTGCGCAACATCCACACGCTGCTGGACGCTGCCATGCTGCAGATCAACCAGTACCTCACCGTGCTCGCCTCCTTGGGGTACGTCAgtgcagggcactggggcgggGGTGGCAGGGGCATGGAGCTGCCAGGACACAGCTCCGAGCGGTGGCTCCTGGCTTTTTCCTCTTTGGCCACCCTGTGATACCTTGTGGTTCAGGCCACCTATCTGTAAGCACATCCTGAGTCTCAGGGTTCTTAgtgcctttttaaaattctcaacgTTTCAGTTCATCATGGACAGCCAGTGATCTTCCTATAACTAGGAATCAATGCCCCAGATCTGAGACAGTGAATAAAGTTAAGTCACTTGGAGCCAGCCTGGGCTAAGTTCAAGTCCTGGTCCCATCACGCATGTGCTTTGTGACCACTGTTACCTTATTTGAATAGAAGGGGTTCTCATTACTCTTCACAGGTCACATGTACAAAGGGCTGGCACCCAACAATGACAGCACAGGTGTGTGGAGGGGAGCGCGAGCCTGAGACCCAGTGCTGTTTTATTCAGTGGAATGTGTTAGCAGGTCCCAATAAGGGGCCTCACCTCAGGGTGGAGCCTGCAGAGTCAAGTGAATAGTCCCTGCCTGCAAGTGGTTCACAATCAATCTGTGGCGTAGAAGCACAAGGATTCCTACATGTGTTCACGTGTCTGATGGTCACGGGGCTGCAGAGGCACATCGGCTCTGGACTCGACTTTGCAAGGCTCACCAGACAGAATCTGCCGTCATGCCAGGATGCCAAAGCTGGGCCCGCCTCTTGTCCCTTCTCTTCCTAGGCCCCCCCGGCCTGCCACCTCAGTCAACCCCACCGAGGAGACTGGCCCCACAGTTGTCACTGCTGCCTCCTCCACCAGCGTCCCCAGTTCCGAAGCCACCACCCCATCCTCAGGAGCTTCCCCAGCAGCCACTGAACCTGAAAAGCCTCCAGGTAGCTGTGGTCAGCCCACggggccgggcagggcaggggttTCTCTGAGTTCCacttctgactgtctgtccccagCTCCCGAGGCCGTGAGCACAGAGGAGCTGCCTGAGGATGTGGAGCCCGACACAGCAGAGCTCCGCCGTCGCCGGCTGCAGAAGTTGGAGTCCCCAGTTGCCCACTGACACTGCCCTGGCCCCGCTCCCACTCTCTTGAGCAGCTCTTGCTGGAACGTGTCCTGCCATCAAGTGCCAGCTCCCTCTCTACCTGTACCAGGGTGTAGTATCCCCAGCTCCAAGACAGAGGAGGTGGCATCCCCTAGGCCAAGTGGAGGCCCCATGGCCTCCAGCCCTTACAGTCTTGGGCAGCCATGGGGACTAGGGGTCAGTTCCAGCCTTCTTCTCCAACCCTTCAGCCCTGTGTTCTCTGGGTCCATGAAGGCAGAACAGCACAGCCTCTGAGCAACTCTCTGTCCCGTGCCCTTTCTGGGAGAAGGGGCGGCCCCTCTGAGCCCTGCTTGTGTGTGTGGAGTCACGCTGCAGTGCCGAACAGTATTAGCTCCCATGCCCAAGTGTGGACTGAAGGAGCGGGGGGCAGGCCAGGAACTTGCTCCTTGGTCCACCAACTAAGACTGGTACCAATATCCTTTTCTTCCCCTAAACTCCCAGGAAGCCTCTGTGGTGGTGGCTGTGTCCCTTATGCCCTGTGACATCTCCATGTCTTACCGGCAACCACACAACTCAGGGAAAGGAGCGCctgggggcggagaagcaggaGGGCAGCGAGGGAcactgccctgcccctccccccaaggtccctccctccctggagcTGTCTAAAGTGAGACCATGCCTGGTCTCAGCCAGCAGCCACTGCCCAGCCTCAGTCCAGGCTGAGGCTGGTCTGCTCCAGAACCACTGCAAGCCCCAGAGTCTAAGGAAGGCTGCTTCTTAACTCAGAACTTTTCTAGAGTTTAGAAGAATTGGAATTACTTCCATGCTATTTTCTTTGGCCTAAATTTTGTCTTTGAATTTGAATGCTTGACCCGAGGAGCAGGAGTGTCAGGCTCCTGGTCTTTCCTGTGGGGAAAAGGTTCGGGGCCAGGAAGGGAACACAGGAGCCCaggcctgcctgtccctgtcttctTCCCCTGGGTTTTGTGTTACGTGAGTTGCTGGAGAGTTTCAAATGAttatttaatttgtaaatattgtataaaTTTTAATAGCTTAAATTGTATATACAGCCAAATAAAAACTCGCATTAACAATTGGTAGAGCTGGTGTCATAGGATCAGTGAGTCGGGTTCCTTTTTCTTGCTCAGACTCTAGACTTAAACTATTAAGATGTACCCATATTACAGATGCAGAAACTAAGTCCCACAAAGGTTCTGAACCCTGTCTTAGCCAGTTTGATGCTGGGTGGAGGTGGTAACTCAGGCCACTGGCTGGGGGCAGAGGCAAAAGACCAGCATCTTCCCGCCTGCAAGGCCCCCATTCAGCCTTGATACCAGGTCAGCAAGCCGGGAAGCACTGCCCTGTGCTGGAATGCTAGGAGCTCCCAggcacccccttgtgggcagaccAATTACAGCTAATCAgatttctggagctggaaacctAATTATGCCCAACTCTGGTCTGGAACAGAGCAGAGGTCAGTGggccttctccccctccctggtTAGAAAGAATGAGCCCAGGGGCTGATGTGGACATGCTGTGCCCATGCCCAGTACTGGACTGCACTTGGAACTGAAGACATCCACGACCCATGTCAGTCATCTGTATTCTCCATAGCCTCCACCAAGCCAGGTCTGACCTTGAGAATGTCTGCAGCAGTGAGTCTGAGGAGCAAGGGAGGAATGTGCCCAATGGGTCTGTCCTGTGCCACCCCCCTACACTTCGTTGGGCTACTGCTTCTACCAGAAGGGCAATCATCAGCCTCCAGAATTTAAACAGCTGAGCCCAAGGAACTCCAATGAAAAGAGCATAAACAGACCAAAATTAGGGGCAACGGGGAGTGCTGGGAACAAGAACTAATGCCTTCCACTAGCTTGGCTGTTTTAGTGGGTCTGCAGTGTTCGAGAGCCCTACCCCAGTGCTAGCACCTGTGCAGATGGTCCCGCTTCCCCTTTATGCAAGCAAGGGCTGCTCCAAAGCCCTAGTCCTCACTCTACCCCACCCAAGCCCTTAGCCCTGGTCTCTGTACCCCCGATCCTAGTTGTTCCAAAACCCACCTCCCTCCTGAGGTCCCCTGGACTCCAGTCTGTGGGGGACGCCGTCATGCAGGCTGCTCAGCTAGGTCTCAGAAGCCCTTCTCTAGGAGCCAGGCTTTTAGTTGCTGGTCAAAGTAGCCCTTGACCCGCAGGGTACCTGTCACCTCATTGACCTGGGTGATAGGCGTCTTCCCCAGCAGTGGACTCAGAAAATCTTCCACATCCTTCTGCAGGGCCTGAGGGAAGATGACAAGTCAGTCCTGGTTAGAAGACTCACCTCTAGAGGACTCCCATCTCTTCAGCCCTGAAAGGGTCACTCATGGTCAGACCCTGACCCATCCACACACTTACCCAAATGTCTCCCTCCACCTTCCGGATCACAGTCATCTGGCGGTTGCCATGAGTGATGTCCTTATAGACAGGGACGTTGTGCATCCGAGAGCGCCGCACAAAGTAGGGCAGGTTTGGTGGGAGGTCTGGGACAGGGAGAGGCGTTGATAAGCCAAACTTTCCCAGGCTTCATCCTACCTCGGCCTTTCTCAGAGTCTGAAGTGGGTCAGTGCACCCAACGACAAAGCCACCTCCAGACCTGCTTTTTCCCAAAATATAGAGCCAGGACACCAATACCCCAAAACTCAGCACAGCGCCTGGCACCAGAAGGTGCTCAAGAAGAAATGAAGTCAAGGTCATGCCTGCCTGGATCTTTGGGTCCCCTAAGGGGCCGGTTCTTGCCCTTCTCCTCTGGGACAGGGAGACTAAAATGGACAGAGGGATAGGGATTTACAAGCACTGAATACCAACCATGTGCAGGGCTCTGCACTATGTACTTTATCTTCATTTtgcagaaactgaggctgggagaagCTAAGTGACTAAAAAGACCACAATGGCAATGGATAGCAGGGCCAAATTTGGACCCAGAA is drawn from Saccopteryx leptura isolate mSacLep1 chromosome 1, mSacLep1_pri_phased_curated, whole genome shotgun sequence and contains these coding sequences:
- the SYVN1 gene encoding E3 ubiquitin-protein ligase synoviolin isoform X1; protein product: MFRTAVMMAASLALTGAVVAHAYYLKHQFYPTVVYLTKSSPSMAVLYIQAFVLVFLLGKVMGKVFFGQLRAAEMEHLLERSWYAVTETCLAFTVFRDDFSPRFVALFTLLLFLKCFHWLAEDRVDFMERSPNISWLFHCRIISLMFLLGILDFLFVSHAYHSILTRGASVQLVFGFEYAILMTMVLTIFIKYVLHSVDLQSENPWDNKAVYMLYTELFTGFIKVLLYMAFMTIMIKVHTFPLFAIRPMYLAMRQFKKAVTDAIMSRRAIRNMNTLYPDATPEELQAMDNVCIICREEMVTGAKRLPCNHIFHTSCLRSWFQRQQTCPTCRMDVLRASLPTQSPPPPEPADQGPPPAPHPPPLLPQPPNFPQGLLPPFPPGMFPLWPPMGPFPPVPPPPSSGEAVAPPSTSAAALSRPSGAATSTAASAASAPAPGSAPASEAAPTPGFPFPPPWMGMPLPPPFAFPPMPVPPAGFAGLTPEELRALEGHERQHLEARLQSLRNIHTLLDAAMLQINQYLTVLASLGPPRPATSVNPTEETGPTVVTAASSTSVPSSEATTPSSGASPAATEPEKPPAPEAVSTEELPEDVEPDTAELRRRRLQKLESPVAH
- the SYVN1 gene encoding E3 ubiquitin-protein ligase synoviolin isoform X2, which produces MFRTAVMMAASLALTGAVVAHAYYLKHQFYPTVVYLTKSSPSMAVLYIQAFVLVFLLGKVMGKVFFGQLRAAEMEHLLERSWYAVTETCLAFTVFRDDFSPRFVALFTLLLFLKCFHWLAEDRVDFMERSPNISWLFHCRIISLMFLLGILDFLFVSHAYHSILTRGASVQLVFGFEYAILMTMVLTIFIKYVLHSVDLQSENPWDNKAVYMLYTELFTGFIKVLLYMAFMTIMIKVHTFPLFAIRPMYLAMRQFKKAVTDAIMSRRAIRNMNTLYPDATPEELQAMDNVCIICREEMVTGAKRLPCNHIFHTSCLRSWFQRQQTCPTCRMDVLRASLPTQSPPPPEPADQGPPPAPHPPPLLPQPPNFPQGLLPPFPPGMFPLWPPMGPFPPVPPPPSSGEAVAPPSTSAALSRPSGAATSTAASAASAPAPGSAPASEAAPTPGFPFPPPWMGMPLPPPFAFPPMPVPPAGFAGLTPEELRALEGHERQHLEARLQSLRNIHTLLDAAMLQINQYLTVLASLGPPRPATSVNPTEETGPTVVTAASSTSVPSSEATTPSSGASPAATEPEKPPAPEAVSTEELPEDVEPDTAELRRRRLQKLESPVAH
- the MRPL49 gene encoding large ribosomal subunit protein mL49, translating into MAAFVFRASLRGWRLGVQPGCGLRRLSQTQGPPNYPSFVESVDEYQFVERLLPPTRIPEPPKHEHYPTPSGWQPPRDLPPNLPYFVRRSRMHNVPVYKDITHGNRQMTVIRKVEGDIWALQKDVEDFLSPLLGKTPITQVNEVTGTLRVKGYFDQQLKAWLLEKGF